The proteins below come from a single Xyrauchen texanus isolate HMW12.3.18 chromosome 3, RBS_HiC_50CHRs, whole genome shotgun sequence genomic window:
- the LOC127631334 gene encoding rho-related GTP-binding protein RhoG-like isoform X2, with protein sequence MQTIKCVVVGDGAVGKTCLLISYTTNAFPDEYIPTVFDNYSTQTCVDGRAVSLNLWDTAGQEEYDRLRTLSYPQTHVFIICFSVASPSSHANVRHKWHPEVCHHCPGVPVLLVGTKRDLRADKETLERLKEQGMSPTTPQQGSTLARSIGAVRYLECSALLQDGVREVFNEAVRAVLYPNVKKHTKKCVLL encoded by the coding sequence ATGCAGACCATAAAGTGTGTTGTCGTTGGTGATGGTGCGGTGGGAAAGACTTGCCTGTTGATCTCCTACACCACTAATGCCTTCCCAGATGAGTACATTCCGACGGTGTTTGACAACTACAGCACACAGACCTGTGTGGACGGCCGTGCCGTCAGCCTTAACCTATGGGATACGGCCGGTCAGGAGGAGTATGACCGTCTGCGAACCCTCTCTTACCCGCAAACGCATGTGTTCATTATCTGTTTCTCAGTGGCTAGTCCTTCCTCTCATGCCAATGTCAGGCATAAATGGCACCCAGAAGTGTGCCACCACTGCCCGGGCGTCCCTGTACTGCTGGTGGGCACTAAGAGAGACCTGCGGGCAGACAAGGAGACCCTGGAAAGGCTGAAGGAGCAGGGGATGAGTCCAACCACCCCACAGCAGGGCAGCACGCTGGCTCGCAGCATTGGCGCGGTGCGATATCTGGAGTGCTCAGCTCTTCTGCAGGACGGAGTCAGAGAGGTCTTCAACGAGGCAGTTAGAGCTGTTCTCTACCCCAACGTCAAGAAGCATACCAAGAAATGTGTGCTGTTATAA
- the LOC127631334 gene encoding rho-related GTP-binding protein RhoG-like isoform X1, whose product MGVFLNVVCVTRTPVPGSKMQTIKCVVVGDGAVGKTCLLISYTTNAFPDEYIPTVFDNYSTQTCVDGRAVSLNLWDTAGQEEYDRLRTLSYPQTHVFIICFSVASPSSHANVRHKWHPEVCHHCPGVPVLLVGTKRDLRADKETLERLKEQGMSPTTPQQGSTLARSIGAVRYLECSALLQDGVREVFNEAVRAVLYPNVKKHTKKCVLL is encoded by the exons atgGGCGTGTTCCTCAATGTCGTCTGCGTTACCC GGACCCCTGTGCCAGGCAGCAAAATGCAGACCATAAAGTGTGTTGTCGTTGGTGATGGTGCGGTGGGAAAGACTTGCCTGTTGATCTCCTACACCACTAATGCCTTCCCAGATGAGTACATTCCGACGGTGTTTGACAACTACAGCACACAGACCTGTGTGGACGGCCGTGCCGTCAGCCTTAACCTATGGGATACGGCCGGTCAGGAGGAGTATGACCGTCTGCGAACCCTCTCTTACCCGCAAACGCATGTGTTCATTATCTGTTTCTCAGTGGCTAGTCCTTCCTCTCATGCCAATGTCAGGCATAAATGGCACCCAGAAGTGTGCCACCACTGCCCGGGCGTCCCTGTACTGCTGGTGGGCACTAAGAGAGACCTGCGGGCAGACAAGGAGACCCTGGAAAGGCTGAAGGAGCAGGGGATGAGTCCAACCACCCCACAGCAGGGCAGCACGCTGGCTCGCAGCATTGGCGCGGTGCGATATCTGGAGTGCTCAGCTCTTCTGCAGGACGGAGTCAGAGAGGTCTTCAACGAGGCAGTTAGAGCTGTTCTCTACCCCAACGTCAAGAAGCATACCAAGAAATGTGTGCTGTTATAA